The genomic region TCTTGTTGTTTATCCAATCCTTTTACAATTTCTAACTCAATCAATCTCTTGATTAATCCTCCTTCACTTTCTGAAAAGATAACCCTAATTTCTTTATCAACTCCGATATTTCCTCTACTTCTTTTCTCAAAACTAAGTTTCTCTTCGAATATCGACACCTAAGATTAAATTGTCCTTTTGACAAGCTAGTCCTATAGTCTCTATTCTTGCTCCTTTATCCTTTTTGTGTGTTATTGGTTTGCGTTAATCCATACTTTTCACTTGACTTTGAGCTAGACccacaaaatttcaaattgtcCTTCCCATTTTTATTCCTCTCTTTGCATTTGTCTTTACTGCTCGACATGCTCTTTACCTTTAGTGAGTATCTCCACTTCAATTTTTTGCCCTATTTTGCTTTTTCACAGCTCACCAAACTCTCacttttcttctatttttcttcccttCGTACCTATTTCATCTTCCCACTCTGAtattattgtttaattttctacCCATGCAAGTGTACGTATCGCAAAAATAATATAGAATGAGTCGAGTGTagatcccacagagaattaaattaattcttaATGGTAACTACTAAAATTGTAACATCTTAATCTTATCcgaacaattaaatttaaaattattaaaaaattaaaactaataagctgaaactaaaattaaatagtaaatttgttttataaaactcacttaactactagacctaagattatgatgttCCTCAATAtttcatctgattattgtaTCTCTTTCTTAGCTTAGTTTAATgaattaagttgctaacctagagtcctaaattatttacaagtctctgtcaagtttctcataaaaatacctctctcaattaatttactatataaaactcacttaactaccagacctaagattatgatgtccctcaatacttcatctgattattatctctcttttagtttaatttaatggattaagttgctaacttagagtcttaaattatttataagtttttgtcaagtttctcataaaaatacctctctcaattaatttactatataaaactcatttaactaccaaacctaagattatgatgtcctttaatacttcatctgattattgtctctctttctcttagcttagtttaatggattaagttgctaacttagagtcttaaattatttacaaatctCTGTtaagtttctcataaaaatacatttcccgattaatttattatatgtctatgcaaattaaattgaagaaagatttattAAGTTCGTGCTCTAATTTTGGTAACATATGGCTTATCAGTGTATGTCTActttatatgcaaatcaaaccacctaatcaacaaAGTGTATttgatcatacgctattctattcaaggtctacttaaatctccttcgtcaaggtttaatctaggtttccaattcaatctaattggtgatcaagcaattagaagtattaagaatagaataaaataaacaacgtaaatccatcaaacataagcaaaagagagataaataaatcagactGCACATTAAgtttaatcataatcttagattaataatttagttcccatcaagtcacacatcatcattgaataaagtttaaacattaaaaacaaaaccaagaaaacaaaagagtaacaaaagatagaaaaactcaagaattgtattttcgatctccaaatctccttaaatctttcaaattcttcttcgtTTCAATAACTTTGTGACTTGACTTTCAACTATCAATATGGTGTTTCTCGCTCTCTTTTTTCTCCAAAAGTCTTCCAaaatgttgtttttatagAATTTTGAAGTTAGGCTAAGTtaagtgaagaaagaagtcaatttcagctgGGATTTTCTCATCAGACTATGTGGGCTGCAACCTTACCCAATTACTTAACAGAAATCGTAATTACTCTAGGATTGCTACAGtacattaattttaataagatttttGACTACCTTCTAGGCCAAATTGGGTAAAGTGATAAACAGAAAAGTTGTAGCGtattctcttatctttccaatggtttaagaattaTCTCATTTGAAGCTctgtagagagagttatggccaaaaatttaaaacatatacAGTGAAAGTTTGTACctcaaaattacttttttttttctttttctttcatcaaatacctacaaaagcacaaataaattaataataacttatcttaaccacattaacaccaaattaagcataaaattgactaaaattagattgactcacctaaattaactcatttaaaaaaataaataaaacctactaatttttatgtattacAATAAGAACTAcactaaattattataaaaattaagtccaaataactctatatcatagagttattaGACATCTCTCTTTCCTTACTACTATGTCTATCACTAGTCCTACTGATGCTATTTTCCACTTCGAggttttcctctttttcttccatcGCTAGTTCTTCTCCACCTTTAATCTTTCTCTGGTTCTCAGCCTCCATTCTTTGAGTTTGCTCTTTTTCTCCCCTAATTTCTTGAGCTTTTTTTTCAGCCTTATTCCACTTTCATTCTTCGTCTATTTAGCTTCATGGGTTGCCTTATTTCCACTCTTAATTTCACTCTTAGTTGGATTTACTACATCTGGTGACCCAAAATCTCTTTTAAGCCCTTTCAATTTTCGTTCCTTCGTACCATAAGCCCTTTCTTCACTTAGGCTtgcattaatttcttttatagcTCTCCACTAAATTATGAGAGGTAgctcatttttttcttaccTTGCTTGTTCCCAGACCAACTTGGCCTACTATCAAACCATTCTGCTCATGGCTTGATTTCGTTTTGTTCTCCACATGCTTagtttgtttttcctttttcacttttgtatcattattctttttccCTGATTCTGAATTTGTTCTAACTCTTTCTTTTGACCCATATCTTGCCTCTCCACTTGTTAACTAACCAACCCTACTTTTACTTTTCTCCCTTTGACCGCACTCTATTAGATTGTAAACTATCTCCTCTAAAAAACTTTGACATAATcccaaattttcttcttctggtCATACATCTATTTTGCCCCTCTCCTTCCACTTTGTTACGCTTAACACTTTATTTGAGTTTAAGTTTTGGTTTGACAAACAAGtgatcaaaattatttttcagaTGTTTAAATAAGTCCAAACGGTCtttgaaaaatgtttaatGAAAGAGCTAAGCActttaaatagaaaacaagcaaaaagtctcttcaaattttaaaaaatgcttTCTATCAATAGATATGCTAATCTACCAACAGATGAAgaaaatctatcgatagttaaagaaaattagtCGATAGTTGGTTGTTTTAGCACTTTTACATGAAAGACTatgaacatctatcgatagatacgCGACATTTATGAATAGATAGTCAACTTATAGTCAACTGAGAACAATATAAAAGGACCTTGACTTGCAACTATCGATAAATGCGCgacatgtatcgatagatagcCACCCGAGGATACTTCAAAATAATCTTCAAAACATCCACCACTTTGTCATACTCTTCAAAGGTGCCTTTGATTGCTGACTAGGTCACCTTCTTTATGAGTTTGTAAACAAACACTGAGTACATGCTATCCAACCACGTTCACTCTCCCATCGATTGTAAACAAAAAACTTTGACTAGCTTTGTTGGCTTCCTAGATTAGTTTGGACATCCATGGGTGAAGACTTTGAATCTGCTCTTAGAACCACTTTCCTTTCTACTCGATGAAAAGACCTTTAGAACAAAGTCTTTTTGGTGGTGATTTGAACTGactaataatttttatggTATTCAATTCGGGGAAATATTAGAAATATTAGATatgctttttttaaaatgaaaaattataagcAAAAAATGAagtattatattcaaatagaaCTTTACTTAACTAATGaatgaattataaattattcatcaaaaaattaatataattgataaattcATTCGTTAAGATTTGAATCTTACTGTTATGTTTCATTTGATTCTaatatttatctttattaGATATgatcttaaaaaattaaataatttaccTATTCCGAATTTTGTGAAAAaagaattctttttcttaaaaggTTATGTAACAAGAATCTTGAATGAATAAATCAATTgacagagaaaaaaaaggcaGCTTTAAAGGTTAGTGTTGCTGATCAACGGTCACTTCAATGTTTGAATTCATCAACTTGAAAACTTCTAACGCCTGTGATgctcttctccttcttcttgttttttctctCGCTGTTTTCTGTACGAAGTGGCGGTGGGTGGGTGGGTGGGCTGAATAATTGAATAGGCTTGTCAAAAAATCAATCTTGTTGACTATATATGCAATCATCTAGATAAGATGCAGGAACCCTTCCTTAGTGATTTAATTAGGAGTTAGGACTTGgttgttttcttcttcaagtTCATGAATTGGTTGGACATACATCGTCTCATGTTCATATACTTTACGGTAAACTTTATAAATGCAGTCAGCAATTTCTTTTGAGCAGTAAGAAAATGGTCCCAAGAAATCCAACGAAATTAATATCCCTTAAAATGCTAAAGTTTGGggtattgatatatatatagttttcaaCAAAGTACCCATATATGTATCATCTTCatatttgaaaaaacaaattcaaatggAGTTTACgttataattttcttaaacCAGTATTCGCCATTTCACTCAAAAATATCTATCTATAACTCTTGGGAGGTGCCAGCTTTAGGTTTTGTACTTTGTATAGACAGATATATGAACGAAATGACGAAGCAGTTGGCACACTTTTGTCAatgattataattaaaacCACAAAGATGTGAGCGTACTTGAAAGCAACATTTGACTCGCTCTAGACGCTACAGTAAGGTCTTGGGTTAACATGTATggtctttttcctttttttaatttaatacagTTTTGACTCATCAATGAGATCAGTTAGTTCAATTGGAAATTAAGTTGTCTTTCTCGAACATAATAGTTCTGGATTAGAGTCCAATTACTAGCACATCCGTTAACCTTAATCTAAATGTATGTATTTTTGTAAGATTAGTTTCGGAGACTGCGCAACCTTTGATTTCTTTGCATGTATGGTCGACAGCTACGCTGATGTATCCCCCTCCCGGCATTAATATACACACTATCGTGTACGCATGCAAATCGTTTGAAAAGGTCGAAAAAGCAGAAATTGATGTGTTGACATAAGCacgaaagaaaaaaaatgaaggatTGAAGGCTTAAGGTAGACCAATGGAATAACAATTTAAAGGGCATCAGATACTAGTGTAAGCCAGCTGTGTGCATGGATTGAAATTAAACCTTCGACCTTTTCATATATCACACGGTACGCGGAGCGAAATAATTGTATGATTCCAAATTCCAAATTATTCGAGTTCAGTCACCTTGATGTCATATCTCCATTAGCTGTCAGGACCCCCCACCCCACATACTATTTCATCTAAACCCCAAGTCAAcctcaatttatttcttaacaaCTTCAACAAATATCGTAATTTTCCCTTTTCCCATACTTCATCTCCactatatatagatatattccTCCCCTTTCAGTTCACTCAATTCAACAGCACCATCCGTTAGTAATCATATTCTCTCCAATACCAAACATGTATTTCCGAACTATTAAGACAGTTCTGCTCATTAGTGGTGTTGTGTTTACTCTTTTGGTGTCGGCTTTGGCCGGTAACTTCAACCAGGATTTTGacatcacttggggtgatggcCGTGCCAAAATTCTCGGCAATGGCCAGCTTCTCACGCTTTCTCTTGATAAAACCTCTGGCTCTGGATTCAAGTCCAAGAAGCAATACTTATTTGGGAAAATCGACATGCAGTTGAAGCTTGTGCCTGGCAACTCCGCCGGCACCGTCACTGCTTACTACGTAAGTTCAttggctttgtcttccccTCTCCCGCTTGAAAAATTaagttataaataaataaataaatcagtctcttaatacaaattaaataagataCATCATATTCACAAAAATTGTGTATTTGAGACTAATCACAAACTAGAAGTGTTATTCGAGTAAAGCTGTAAAGAGAATCAAATGGCGTTTGACAAACTTAACATAAGAACTTCTCAACTTCCTCTTTCATGTTCTTAATTCTGtcttttccattattttttcagcttctttctcttttacacttctttttttatctttgcCTATTGttacattatttttattttaataattaactgATGATGTATCTTAATagattattaaattttgatttatacaATTTTCTAATTATGTAACTAATCAAACAATTACTTTTTTCAATGAAGTTACATGTATAAGTGGAGACAATGACAATCACAATCAAATAACCCTTAATTAACATGTATAACATAGCCATACATCCTGTATATGGCATTAAAACAATGTAAATTGAGCATTTGATTAATAAACTCACTAACATTCTGCATATAGCTACATAAATTAGTccaacataaaattaaatcaaacctACACATAGTGAAACTTCAAATTTGAAACTTAAAAAGTTTCATAACCTCCTCCTTACTATTTAAAGAAGGTCTCATTGATATTAAGTAATATAATTGGTTGATGGGAGGACACATAGACACACATATATTTGTTgtagtattatttttattattgaaaaataaaattttgatatttatgtaTTACATAAGAcacatatattttaaattgtaattaatataaacatacttattaaaaaataaaatatttgaacatttgattaattaattgatataaaatctcttgtctaaaaaaaaaaattcaaaatcccttttttattgaaaagaaaggaggcttgtcattttctttacATGTTTATCATTTTTGCCAAAGTTATTTGATAATGTTTTGGCATGCAGCTGTCTTCATTGGGGTCCACCCACGATGAGATAGACTTTGAGTTTCTTGGTAACCTAAGCGGAGACCCCTATATTCTCCATACCAATGTATTCACGCAAGGGAAGGGAAATAGGGAGCAGCAATTTTATCTTTGGTTTGACCCCACCAAGGACTTCCACACCTACTCCATCTTGTGGAATCCTCGAAGCATTATGTAATTtcctctctccctctctccctctctctcttctctgtCACAATGGCTCCTACTTATCATAGTGGCAAAGCCCCATAAATGATTTATTGTATCTTGTGTGTTCTCTTGTTATTCCTTTCAGCTTCTACGTTGACGGGACTCCGATTAGAGAGTTCAAGAATTTAGAGTCAAATGGCATCCCTTTCCCCAAGAGCCAACCCATGTGGATATACTCCAGCCTTTGGGACGCAGAAGAATGGGCCACAAGGGGTGGCCTTGTCAAGACCGACTGGAGCCAGGCGCCGTTCACCGCTTCGTATCAAAACTTCAACGCCCAAGCTTGCATTTGGGCTTCAAATTCCTCTTCTTGCTCCGCCAATTCATCCAAAAACTCTTGGTTAACACAATCGCTGGACAGCTCCGGCCAGGCGCGAATCAAATGGGTGCAAAAGAACTACATGATATACAACTACTGCACTGATGCCAAAAGATTCCAACAAGGATTCCCTCCAGAATGCTCACTAGCGTGATCCaaacatatataaatgaatgaaTCATAATCTTCTGAGGCTTTTAATCGTTACAATTTAGGCTGTAAAAATTAGATTTcatgcaataaaaaaaagccAAATTGAATTAAATCTTTGGTGTAATAGTGAACTGATTGAGGAAAGGCATGATCAGTCGGCTAACTCCCAAATAACAACAACAAGAAGACAGCTCATATGCATCGGTATAAGCCCAACATAACGAGTTCATTAGCCCGACAACCTTTATGTACACTATGGGTCTACAGGGAGTACAACACAAACTCATTATTATACTTGTAGTTGATTGTGACGAATTTCATAtcaaagataaattttgaatttataaaacaaatttttttagttatcaaatatgtcttttaaattataattattgagaAGTGATAAGTgatattaaaatagatttaaatttttattaacatATGATCtttataaaagatattttatgagaaatatAAGAGTCGGAGTAAACCCAAAATAATAGAAAGgatcttttttttatagataaagAATTTATGTACGTTGTACAATCCGATGAAATAAAATGtgataaattttatgttaataaGAGATGAAGTAAATCTtgagtatataaatataaattatttattacgaTATatcttttgaattaaaaacataaaaatatgaaatcgTGTTATTGCCAATTAAGTCTctcatttaaatttgaaatcacGAATTCTAACTTCTAATTCTTAATATTTTACCGCCGTCTAATTCTACccgttaaaaaaataaataaaaataaaaattaatctatATATCCGACGCCGTTAGCTAAATTTGACCCATAAGTACAAGCGTGTTTGTGCGTGGCACGTCCGAATCCAACGTCCCGTAAGATTTTATGACTCCTAAATCGATAATCTCCACCGCACGATCCTTTCTCCAATTGAACGGCGATCAAAATCCCTTTCTCCGCACTTTTCCACCGCTACGGATccgaaatttcttttttattttttttgtaatttcctCCAAAATTCCAGCAGTTTCTCTGCTCCAAAGAACGACTAATTAATCTTagaggtatttttttttcaagttttttttcctttgactCTTTGGGTTTCGATTGGATCGTGCACACCTTCAATTAATTGTTAACCTTtcaaatttcttcaattaattggatattttctgatttttttatctaacCTGCTGTAGTTTAATTCAAACACTTTGGGGTTTGCATTTTTTAGGGTTTGTTAGATTTGGGCATCTTTGATTTTTACGGGTAAGTTGAGATTTGGGTTTCAAAAATTCCTCTGTTGAAACTTTTTTGAGCCTTTGGATCAGGGAATTTAGGTTTACACCATTCAATTAATAGTTTTAGGTTaaaattcattcattttatggCATTTGAATGCCAAGAAAGCAATGAGGTTGTTAAGAATTCAGCAAATTGTACTGAATCAAATCATTTTAGTTCCGACCAATTAACTGAAGATTTCGAAGTTTCGAAACGGTCATTGGATTGTCAGCCTAAGAAGGGAATTTCAAGTTTTTGTGATTCAAAACAGTTAGCTCCTAATGATGTTTTTTCCAATGTCCGGCGGTCGATCACTGATCTCCCACCAGCCCTAATAtcagaaattttgaattgtcTTGATCCTAAAGAGCTTGGTATAGTATCATGTGTGTCGACAACTCTCCATAATATAGCGTCTGAGCATCAAGTTTGGAAGGAGTTTTATTGTGAGAGGTGGGGGTTACCGATTGCCCCGGCACCTTTGGGTGCAGGGTTTTCGGATGAGAAGTCATGGAAGGAATTGTTTGTGGAGAGGGAGTATAGGAGTAAGACGTTTTTAGGGAGGTATAGCATTGATGTTTTATATGGTCATACTGAAGCTGTTCGAACTGTGTTTTTATTGGCTTCTGCGAAGCTCATTTTGACGGCTGGATATGACTCGGTTGTACGAATGTGGGATATGGCAGAGGGGTTGTCGATTGCGTCATCACGACCCCTTGGTTGTACTATTAGGGCAGTTGCAGCAGATACTAAACTATTGGTTGCTGGGGGTACTGATGGCTTTATCCATTGTTGGAAGGCAGTTGATGGTCTTCAGCATTTGTTTGACCTTAAGGGTGTTGAGAAACAGAACACTGAGTTTCGACTTTGGGAACATGAGGGGCCTATAACTTCTCTTGCTTTGGACCTTAATAGGATATATAGTGGTTCTTGGGACATGACAGTTCGTGTCTGGGATCGGTCATCACTGAAGTGCACACAGGTCTTGAGGCATGGTGACTGGGTTTGGGGCCTTGTCCCTCATGACATGACTGTTGCGAGCACATCAGGTTCGGATGTGTTTGTTTGGGACACTAATAGTGGGATTCTGTTAAATGTTATTCACAATGCTCATGTTGGTAACACTTATGCCTTGGCACGGAGCCGCACTggagattttctttttaccgGTGGAGAGGATGGAGCGATACACATGTTTGAGATCATAAATGAGTCTGAAGAACCTACTGTTCTCCAGGTTGCAACATGGTTTCCTCACTCAGGTGCTGTTTATTCCCTTGCATTTGAGTTTCCCTGGCTTGTTTCTGCTTCCAGCGATGGGAAACTTGCACTAATTGATGTTAGAAAGTTGTTGAGGGCCAGTAGGCGCTTCTCGGGGAAAAGGGTTTCAAGGGTGAAAAACATTGACCGAAATGATGTAGAGCCACCCCAGAGAATGCTGCATGGATTTGGGTGCAATCTATTCTCAGTTGATATCGGAGCAGATCGAATTGTTTGTGGTGGTGA from Theobroma cacao cultivar B97-61/B2 chromosome 9, Criollo_cocoa_genome_V2, whole genome shotgun sequence harbors:
- the LOC18590123 gene encoding probable xyloglucan endotransglucosylase/hydrolase protein 23, which codes for MYFRTIKTVLLISGVVFTLLVSALAGNFNQDFDITWGDGRAKILGNGQLLTLSLDKTSGSGFKSKKQYLFGKIDMQLKLVPGNSAGTVTAYYLSSLGSTHDEIDFEFLGNLSGDPYILHTNVFTQGKGNREQQFYLWFDPTKDFHTYSILWNPRSIIFYVDGTPIREFKNLESNGIPFPKSQPMWIYSSLWDAEEWATRGGLVKTDWSQAPFTASYQNFNAQACIWASNSSSCSANSSKNSWLTQSLDSSGQARIKWVQKNYMIYNYCTDAKRFQQGFPPECSLA
- the LOC18590124 gene encoding F-box/WD-40 repeat-containing protein At5g21040 translates to MAFECQESNEVVKNSANCTESNHFSSDQLTEDFEVSKRSLDCQPKKGISSFCDSKQLAPNDVFSNVRRSITDLPPALISEILNCLDPKELGIVSCVSTTLHNIASEHQVWKEFYCERWGLPIAPAPLGAGFSDEKSWKELFVEREYRSKTFLGRYSIDVLYGHTEAVRTVFLLASAKLILTAGYDSVVRMWDMAEGLSIASSRPLGCTIRAVAADTKLLVAGGTDGFIHCWKAVDGLQHLFDLKGVEKQNTEFRLWEHEGPITSLALDLNRIYSGSWDMTVRVWDRSSLKCTQVLRHGDWVWGLVPHDMTVASTSGSDVFVWDTNSGILLNVIHNAHVGNTYALARSRTGDFLFTGGEDGAIHMFEIINESEEPTVLQVATWFPHSGAVYSLAFEFPWLVSASSDGKLALIDVRKLLRASRRFSGKRVSRVKNIDRNDVEPPQRMLHGFGCNLFSVDIGADRIVCGGEEGVVRIWNFSQAFEIEQRVRAQRGIRLENRMRRRRLQIEMNSKGGRSDQCSVAAKKNPVNGVWHSKRSISSKVKT